The following DNA comes from Candidatus Poribacteria bacterium.
TGTCGTAGACCGTGCCATCAAATTGACTCCGTAATCCGAATAACCCGACCTCACATCCTTTTTGAATATATTTCTCTTTCAGGTGATTAATCAACAGAGTTATATCACTGTCATCTTGAAAAAGGTCGGTTACAATAACCACTAATTGCCCTTCAGTGTTATCTGCCTCGGCATCTTCCTGAAGTGTGTCATTTGCATCTATCTCTGCTGTATCTTCAGGTGTGCTGCTCGTTCCGATATCAGTGTTGACGAATTGTGCCTCGTTCTCAATAACTTTTTCAATGTACGTTTTTCCAAAGATATCTTCTTCCTCGTAAAAACTTTCATATCCGGCTTGCAAGTAGGTGCTCCTATCAATCGGCTCAACCTTCTCACCGAATCGGAAAAAATTCACCGTTTCATCTCTCCAACCACTTACAATTACACTCTCTAAAGAGGGACAGATTCGGGTGTAATGCGTTGAATCCGGAACAACGAAGCCTTGCATGGAGAGTGTCGCGTCAAAATAGATGCGCGCAACAAGCCTATCTGATACGGGGGGTAAGTCCGGTAGCGGTTCTGGCGGGTCTGGGATACTCTTTTCACCAGTATCACAACCTTTTAGAGAAATAAAAAGGCATAGATAGATGGAGAGCAGCAAAAATCTCGTTTTCCACTTTATTTCTTTTTCTTGCATCTTCTGTACCAACATATAACAATCCTGATTTATTGCCCTAATATTGCCGATCTACCTCAGAGTTTGATTATTTGGGAAAATATATAATAGTCCTAACCCCAGAGATAACTATCGTGAATTATACCCAAAAAAGGAAATTTGTCAAATATATTTCACCAAAATCACCAAAATGCCGAACAAAAGATCGAATTGAACGCGTAGGATTTTGATATGGCATAATCCAAATCATCCTTCTATCTTGAAAGGTGCCTCTCATCCTGAAAATCTTAAAATCCTGCAAATCCAGCTTCAGACATACTTCATTCCTGATCCTCGCGCCATTTCGCAAAATCTGCCTCAATTTCCTCCGACCATTTCCGATCTATCTCGCCCGGCGTGTATACACCTTCCCGTAGCCGTTGATGCCCGAACCGATCACGGAGAGCAACCTCCTCGCCCTGTTCAACGACCTGCTGCGCGAAATGCGGCGGAATGAAGATAACGCCGCCGCGCCTGCCTAAAACGATGTCACCGGGTAAAACCGTCGCCTCCGCAATGCGGATAGGGATATTGATACCGGTGAGCGTGACGTTCGCAATGCCCGTCGGATCCACACCACGCACGAATGTGGCAAAATCAGGCAACTCGTAGATGCCATCAAGGTCTCGGATGCCACCCTCGATGACCATACCTGTCCCTGTTTTCGCGTAGATGGAATTGCCAAGGTTATCACCGGCGAAGGTGCCGTCCTTCACCTTGCCGAAGAGGTCGACGACGATGACATCATCTTGGACGAGCGTATCAATCACCCACGAGTTTTGACCGCCGACGCGTCCCTCTTTTTCACCTTGTGCGGAGATGGCATCGTTGAAATCGGGACGGACGGGCACAAACGCACACGTCACCGCTCTACCGACCAGGATCCGGTCCGGGTGGAGGTTCATCCAATCGCCAGCGAATTGGAACTGATAGCCGTTGCCGTGCAGGACACCCCACGCCTGTTCAATACTGATTGCCTTCATCCGCTGAATGATATCATCGGGGACGCGAGGTCGTCCATCAGGAAACCGGTCGCCTTCCCATAAGTGTGTCATCGCGAGGATGCTCTCTTTATCAATAAGTTGCACGTTAAGTCACACTCCTATACTTGGTAAAGTTTGCACTATTCGTGTCTATTTTCGTGGGCCGGTTCCTACTTCATCTGGCAACTTGAACCTCAGGCATTAGGCTTTTCCTTCTTTTTTATTGGGGCGACTGGTAAATCTACGTACTTGATGCCCTGCTTCATCTGCTTCTCCTGTTGCTTTGTCATAAATTCCATATACGTCTCCAAATCACCGAAAAGAGCGACGAGACGTTTTTTGGCCTCAAGGCATTCCTTCAAGATTTCGTCATACATGAGAGAGTTCC
Coding sequences within:
- a CDS encoding RraA family protein; amino-acid sequence: MQLIDKESILAMTHLWEGDRFPDGRPRVPDDIIQRMKAISIEQAWGVLHGNGYQFQFAGDWMNLHPDRILVGRAVTCAFVPVRPDFNDAISAQGEKEGRVGGQNSWVIDTLVQDDVIVVDLFGKVKDGTFAGDNLGNSIYAKTGTGMVIEGGIRDLDGIYELPDFATFVRGVDPTGIANVTLTGINIPIRIAEATVLPGDIVLGRRGGVIFIPPHFAQQVVEQGEEVALRDRFGHQRLREGVYTPGEIDRKWSEEIEADFAKWREDQE